The Virgibacillus dokdonensis genome includes a window with the following:
- a CDS encoding AraC family transcriptional regulator: MESKIEIIPKQRIAFMRRTGPYGRENRQVMERLKKWATEKSLLPSATIFAIPQDNPKKTSPKNCRFDVGITLSEEYLLQEDRAIREGWISGGKYVVYNINHTAKDIAKAYKAIFPDLNKHGYQITNKPIMERYTGDMYNHPYCDICVPVK; this comes from the coding sequence ATGGAATCCAAAATAGAAATTATTCCAAAACAACGAATTGCTTTTATGCGACGAACCGGCCCCTATGGTCGCGAAAATAGGCAAGTAATGGAGCGTTTAAAAAAATGGGCTACGGAAAAGAGTCTCCTTCCATCTGCAACTATTTTTGCTATACCTCAGGATAACCCGAAAAAAACATCACCTAAAAATTGCCGATTTGATGTGGGTATCACCCTCTCTGAGGAATACCTTTTACAAGAGGATAGAGCCATTCGCGAAGGTTGGATTTCTGGAGGAAAATACGTTGTTTATAACATCAATCACACAGCTAAAGATATTGCCAAAGCGTACAAAGCTATTTTCCCAGACCTCAACAAACACGGTTATCAAATAACGAACAAACCTATAATGGAAAGATATACTGGCGATATGTATAACCATCCTTATTGTGACATTTGTGTGCCTGTAAAGTAA
- a CDS encoding S1C family serine protease: protein MDDRNNEQTNQHNGFTDNENLPSQQLNQNQNSHQLTDEQSNTQQNTSYDSTTGNKKTANKSLLHFILGGISGGVVSVIIIAVLMFTNIIPMTQDNGNGSASTDGNNKAQEVVKTLASEDSEVSTNIEETSKAVVGVINKQQQDIWTESQEAGTGSGIIYKKENGKAYVITNQHVVAGAEEVEVALNYSEERLNANVLGTDELTDLAVLEIDGDPITTVANMGSSKDLKIGENVLAIGNPLGMEFANTVTKGVISGLDRSVPIDTNGDSRADWITEVIQTDAAINPGNSGGALVNEKGAVVGINSMKIARQEVEGIGFAIPVDAALPIVEQLEKKGQIERPLIGISTAAIEQVPPQYRTDIQLPEDVKGGMVIANVENGSPADKAGLQQFDVITKINGNDVTSILELRKFLYSDASVGEKIDVEYYRDGQKETTKLTLEAKQTKSENTTEEG from the coding sequence ATGGATGATAGAAACAATGAACAAACGAATCAACATAACGGATTTACCGATAACGAAAACCTTCCATCTCAACAATTAAACCAGAATCAAAATTCTCACCAACTAACGGATGAACAGTCTAATACGCAACAAAATACGAGCTATGATAGCACCACAGGAAATAAAAAAACAGCGAATAAGTCCTTGTTACATTTTATTTTAGGTGGTATTTCTGGTGGTGTTGTATCTGTTATTATCATAGCAGTGTTAATGTTTACAAATATTATTCCAATGACACAAGACAACGGAAATGGATCCGCTTCAACAGACGGAAATAACAAAGCTCAAGAAGTCGTCAAAACGCTCGCCTCTGAGGATTCAGAAGTGTCCACAAATATCGAAGAAACCTCTAAAGCAGTTGTTGGAGTTATTAATAAGCAACAGCAAGATATTTGGACAGAAAGCCAAGAAGCAGGTACAGGTTCAGGAATCATTTATAAAAAAGAAAACGGCAAAGCGTATGTAATTACAAATCAACATGTTGTAGCAGGAGCAGAAGAAGTAGAAGTCGCTTTAAATTATTCTGAAGAACGCTTAAATGCTAACGTGTTAGGTACAGACGAGTTAACAGATTTAGCCGTGTTAGAAATTGATGGTGATCCTATCACTACCGTTGCAAACATGGGATCTTCTAAAGATTTAAAAATAGGGGAAAATGTTTTAGCCATTGGAAATCCATTAGGTATGGAATTCGCTAACACCGTAACGAAAGGTGTGATAAGTGGACTTGATCGTTCTGTACCCATCGATACAAACGGAGACAGTCGAGCAGATTGGATTACCGAGGTTATCCAAACAGATGCTGCCATCAATCCAGGCAATAGTGGTGGTGCCCTCGTCAATGAAAAAGGTGCCGTCGTTGGAATTAACTCAATGAAAATTGCCAGACAGGAAGTGGAAGGCATTGGTTTTGCTATTCCTGTAGACGCAGCACTTCCAATTGTGGAACAGTTAGAAAAGAAAGGTCAAATTGAACGTCCACTAATCGGCATTAGTACGGCAGCCATTGAACAAGTACCACCTCAATATAGAACAGACATCCAATTACCTGAAGATGTAAAAGGTGGGATGGTTATTGCAAACGTGGAAAACGGATCTCCTGCTGACAAAGCTGGGCTACAACAATTTGATGTGATCACTAAAATTAATGGAAATGACGTGACATCCATCTTAGAATTACGGAAATTTTTATATTCTGATGCTTCTGTTGGTGAGAAAATAGATGTTGAATATTACCGAGATGGGCAAAAAGAAACAACCAAGCTAACTCTGGAAGCAAAACAGACAAAAAGTGAAAACACAACAGAAGAAGGATAG
- a CDS encoding sensor histidine kinase, which produces MKLQSQLNVAFTTLLFVIMAITGYVIYSLLLDLLIQDEQRQLKQKGDLIVDVLNDQYDSTSVENLNSLLEDQGLQMFIYDRNQDVAVSPSLPDSVVAGFFKKNDFSDTNKALWEYKGSKFVTSRIIFRPESTGVELILLTPLSDLELVQQSFFFRLLIVFFIGGAIAIILSYFFTRKLVTPLSQLKKQLKKIEKRQFHSIKRIKATGEIKEVEQSVYDMAQELERYINSQQTFFQNASHELKTPLMTIQGYAEGIRDHIFDAEEEEKGLEMMVTEVNRLKKIINEMILLAKLDSEPDVFTPERFQLKQIMEQVVDRALPIVNEQGIELKHTVTGSPEITADAEKMLRALLNLTFNAIRHANQQVQIEMKKENKKVLIRIEDDGEGVPEDLIPHIFHRFVKGKGGETGLGLAIARAIIEQSNGKISVGRSELGGAKFEIVFGTK; this is translated from the coding sequence ATGAAGTTGCAATCGCAATTAAATGTAGCTTTTACAACTTTGCTTTTCGTTATTATGGCAATTACGGGGTATGTGATCTATTCTTTACTCTTAGATTTACTCATTCAAGATGAGCAGCGGCAGTTAAAGCAAAAAGGCGACTTAATTGTGGATGTGCTAAATGATCAATACGATAGCACGAGTGTAGAGAACTTAAATAGTTTGTTGGAAGATCAAGGTTTGCAAATGTTTATTTATGATAGGAATCAAGATGTGGCCGTTTCTCCTTCGCTTCCTGATAGTGTAGTTGCAGGTTTTTTTAAGAAAAACGACTTTTCTGATACTAATAAAGCATTATGGGAATATAAAGGTTCTAAGTTTGTCACGTCGCGCATTATTTTTAGACCTGAGAGTACAGGGGTTGAACTGATTCTTTTGACTCCTTTAAGTGATTTAGAACTCGTTCAACAAAGTTTTTTCTTTCGTTTGCTCATTGTGTTTTTCATTGGCGGTGCTATTGCAATTATTCTGAGCTATTTTTTCACACGCAAATTAGTCACGCCGCTTTCACAATTAAAAAAGCAATTGAAAAAAATTGAAAAACGGCAATTCCATTCCATTAAACGAATTAAAGCAACAGGCGAAATTAAAGAAGTCGAACAGAGTGTTTATGATATGGCCCAAGAGCTGGAAAGATATATTAATTCACAACAAACATTCTTTCAAAATGCGAGTCATGAGTTAAAAACACCTCTGATGACAATTCAAGGGTATGCGGAAGGAATTCGAGATCATATTTTTGATGCAGAAGAGGAAGAAAAAGGTCTTGAGATGATGGTAACAGAAGTTAACCGTCTAAAAAAAATTATAAACGAGATGATATTATTAGCTAAATTAGATAGTGAACCAGACGTTTTTACTCCAGAACGATTCCAGTTAAAACAAATAATGGAACAAGTGGTTGATAGGGCACTTCCAATCGTTAATGAGCAAGGTATTGAATTGAAGCATACCGTTACAGGGTCTCCAGAAATCACAGCGGATGCGGAGAAAATGTTACGAGCATTGTTGAATTTGACATTCAATGCCATTCGTCATGCCAATCAACAAGTTCAGATCGAGATGAAGAAGGAAAATAAAAAAGTGCTTATTCGTATAGAAGATGACGGAGAAGGTGTGCCTGAAGATTTAATTCCTCATATTTTTCACCGTTTTGTGAAAGGAAAAGGTGGAGAAACGGGGCTTGGACTTGCTATTGCTAGAGCCATCATTGAACAATCCAATGGAAAAATATCGGTTGGCCGTTCAGAGTTAGGTGGAGCTAAATTTGAAATTGTATTTGGAACAAAGTAG
- a CDS encoding zinc ribbon domain-containing protein has translation MQQKGCLKCGSTNADQKEVAMTGTGLSKVFDVQNNQFLVVYCKECGYSEFYNKKSSKGSNIFDLFFG, from the coding sequence TTGCAGCAAAAAGGTTGTTTAAAATGCGGAAGTACAAACGCTGATCAAAAGGAAGTGGCTATGACGGGAACCGGCTTGTCAAAGGTGTTCGACGTACAAAACAATCAATTTTTAGTCGTTTATTGTAAAGAATGTGGCTATTCGGAATTCTATAACAAGAAAAGTTCTAAAGGAAGCAATATTTTTGATTTGTTTTTTGGGTGA
- a CDS encoding YcdB/YcdC domain-containing protein produces the protein MTLNQLFQSLISYIPATNMNMRKAYQPDEIISGVQYDIFSNTTNKNVAVFTVDNQGKLLYFSVEDEILKPSNYTLKRDELIEKASHFVKTFYPEMYKNCKLASFLKLGNAYTVHFAYQDEQLHLFLPETGVTLFLTKSGKISTIISFHDKNTNIHYPDVMISAEAAKKQYLHHLEPELLIAPMDTYYINNNGKFRLVYSIIERAFYIPADGGEIYVQKDAIKQIPFHKPEKVKTNLHDIIGLKGYKLMKKKQAKNKRIEVWSTLPNVIQNKTDFDIEEIDSCLMKLCFDKQDRLLQITSEELPPKDISKPIGVDQAEEIAYQLLFYLYPEAHKQLIRIDGEGEIEDVYCFDFRWQYNSIRILHDIISIDVGKYSGRICSFDHQPLCKQRYEHVHTTPTLSKQTVKQIYADDVQMELRWFQDGESDYKLVYAPTFPKLAGVIRMIDAHTAQIFQTEKTELFC, from the coding sequence ATGACCTTAAATCAACTATTCCAATCTTTGATATCGTATATTCCAGCGACAAACATGAACATGAGAAAAGCATACCAACCTGATGAAATTATTTCAGGCGTGCAATATGATATTTTCTCAAACACTACGAACAAAAACGTAGCAGTATTCACCGTGGATAATCAAGGAAAGCTGCTTTACTTTTCTGTAGAAGATGAAATTTTAAAACCATCAAATTACACATTAAAACGTGATGAATTAATCGAAAAAGCAAGTCATTTTGTAAAAACATTTTACCCTGAGATGTATAAAAATTGCAAACTAGCTTCTTTTTTAAAATTAGGAAATGCATACACGGTTCACTTCGCCTATCAGGATGAACAATTGCATTTATTTCTCCCTGAAACAGGAGTTACATTATTTTTAACGAAAAGCGGTAAAATCAGTACGATTATTTCTTTTCATGATAAGAATACGAACATACATTATCCTGATGTCATGATCTCTGCTGAAGCAGCAAAGAAACAATACTTGCACCATTTGGAACCAGAATTACTAATTGCTCCAATGGATACATATTATATAAACAATAATGGCAAATTTCGACTCGTTTACAGCATAATTGAACGTGCATTCTACATACCAGCTGACGGGGGAGAAATCTATGTGCAAAAAGATGCTATAAAACAAATTCCTTTTCATAAACCAGAAAAAGTTAAAACGAATTTACACGATATCATTGGTTTAAAGGGTTATAAGCTAATGAAGAAAAAACAAGCAAAGAACAAACGAATAGAGGTTTGGTCTACCCTACCAAATGTCATTCAGAATAAAACAGATTTTGATATCGAGGAAATAGATTCTTGTCTTATGAAATTATGCTTTGATAAGCAAGATCGATTGCTACAAATAACGAGTGAAGAACTGCCTCCAAAAGACATAAGTAAACCTATTGGCGTAGACCAAGCCGAAGAAATAGCGTATCAGTTATTATTCTACCTTTATCCTGAAGCGCACAAGCAATTGATTAGAATTGATGGTGAGGGGGAAATAGAGGATGTTTATTGCTTTGATTTCCGCTGGCAATATAACAGCATCCGTATTTTACACGATATCATTTCTATAGATGTTGGGAAATATTCAGGTCGGATTTGTAGCTTTGATCATCAACCGTTATGTAAACAACGATATGAGCATGTCCATACGACACCGACACTTTCTAAGCAAACGGTCAAACAAATATACGCCGACGATGTACAAATGGAGTTACGTTGGTTTCAAGATGGAGAAAGCGATTATAAATTAGTGTATGCACCCACTTTTCCAAAATTAGCTGGCGTTATCCGAATGATTGATGCGCATACAGCGCAAATATTTCAAACTGAAAAGACAGAACTATTTTGTTAG
- a CDS encoding TraR/DksA C4-type zinc finger protein, with product MINEQQLAHCKQALQNRQSELISHVQKHMDLTLESVQQSSGELSNYDNHPADTASELFERGKDVALNEHAEKELEDINKALHAIAEGTYGICKECGNDIPYERLEALPTADRCMEHTVQDSFNQTRTMEEEVYSPNINPDKISDETQVGYDAEDAWQEVSRYGTSETPSDFYGDKASYNKMYPNSDEQVGYVEDVEGYLGASSDGKYTEPVMDQTDDEHER from the coding sequence ATGATTAATGAACAGCAATTAGCACATTGTAAACAAGCTTTACAAAATCGCCAATCCGAACTTATTTCCCATGTTCAAAAGCATATGGATTTAACTTTAGAATCCGTGCAACAATCAAGTGGTGAATTGTCCAATTATGATAATCATCCTGCAGATACAGCATCCGAATTATTTGAAAGAGGAAAGGATGTCGCGCTTAATGAGCATGCTGAAAAGGAATTAGAAGATATTAATAAAGCTTTACATGCAATTGCAGAAGGTACTTATGGAATTTGCAAAGAATGTGGCAATGATATCCCTTATGAACGGCTTGAAGCTCTCCCAACTGCAGACCGATGTATGGAGCATACCGTACAAGATTCATTTAACCAAACGCGCACCATGGAAGAGGAAGTGTATAGCCCAAATATAAATCCTGATAAAATAAGTGATGAGACACAAGTTGGCTATGACGCTGAGGATGCTTGGCAGGAAGTTAGCCGTTATGGTACATCGGAAACACCTTCTGATTTTTACGGTGATAAGGCTAGTTATAATAAAATGTATCCGAATAGTGACGAACAAGTCGGCTATGTAGAAGATGTGGAAGGATATTTAGGTGCATCTTCTGATGGGAAATATACGGAACCTGTTATGGACCAAACAGATGATGAGCATGAACGATAA
- a CDS encoding zinc ribbon domain-containing protein has product MICPNCEHETKEGKFCTNCGVHLNLEEAAVAEEGESQSDTTLNNRDFSSTVSTVGKHFASFFMHYLKSPHKARFATQQDIIPAIISIVLFALAVTISFYVVVTSQVGSYFLDIGFLDGFIIPFIQYLLLFAFIIILTFISTKLTAQHMTLQETVTKVGIYTIPFLLIFLAGILLTWIRIPFFSVLIPISLLGPVIFIPSFILLESKEKEHGYDRVYVLIAFYFISFVVMSFLLQDMIGRLLGGLFGGLMGDFFQGY; this is encoded by the coding sequence ATGATCTGTCCGAATTGTGAGCACGAAACAAAAGAAGGAAAGTTTTGTACGAATTGTGGTGTACATCTTAATCTTGAAGAAGCAGCAGTAGCTGAAGAAGGGGAAAGTCAATCTGATACCACACTAAACAATAGGGATTTTTCTTCAACTGTAAGTACAGTAGGAAAACATTTTGCAAGTTTTTTCATGCACTACTTAAAATCTCCACATAAGGCGCGCTTTGCCACACAGCAAGATATCATTCCTGCCATCATAAGCATCGTTTTATTCGCACTTGCAGTAACCATAAGCTTCTATGTGGTAGTAACGAGTCAAGTAGGTAGTTATTTTTTGGATATTGGCTTTTTAGATGGATTTATCATCCCATTTATACAATATCTTCTACTATTTGCTTTTATAATTATATTAACTTTCATTTCTACAAAATTAACAGCACAACATATGACTTTGCAAGAAACAGTAACAAAAGTTGGAATTTATACAATCCCTTTTCTTCTTATTTTTTTAGCTGGAATTTTACTTACTTGGATTAGAATCCCTTTTTTCAGTGTGCTTATTCCGATTAGTTTACTTGGCCCAGTTATATTCATACCATCGTTTATTTTACTTGAGTCAAAAGAAAAAGAACACGGTTACGATAGAGTTTATGTTTTAATCGCCTTTTATTTCATTTCTTTTGTAGTCATGTCTTTCCTTTTACAAGATATGATAGGAAGATTACTCGGGGGGTTATTTGGAGGATTAATGGGCGATTTTTTCCAAGGTTATTAA
- a CDS encoding NAD(P)-dependent oxidoreductase, translating into MILLTYEDRIGFIGTGVMGASMAKRIMNAGYHVSIYTRTKQKATSLINAGADWEDSIANLTKNCKVIITMVGYPSDVEEVYFSDQGILKNVAQGTYLVDMTTSKPKLAEQIESEAEEKGCYALDAPVSGGDIGAKNGKLTIMVGGKEKAYKDILPLLQTMGENIILQGEAGAGQHTKLANQITIASNMVGVCEAIAYAKKSGLNPELVLDSITAGAAGSWSLSNLAPRMIKEDDAPGFYVKHFIKDMKIALESAEELGLSTPGLALSLKLYEELEAKGEADSGTQALIKLFSSP; encoded by the coding sequence ATGATTTTGCTTACATATGAGGATCGAATTGGTTTTATAGGTACTGGCGTCATGGGGGCGAGCATGGCAAAGCGAATTATGAACGCAGGATACCACGTTTCCATCTATACACGCACAAAGCAAAAAGCTACGAGCTTAATTAACGCTGGCGCGGATTGGGAAGATTCCATTGCCAATTTAACAAAGAACTGCAAGGTCATTATTACGATGGTAGGCTATCCAAGTGATGTGGAAGAAGTTTATTTTAGCGACCAAGGTATTTTAAAAAATGTAGCTCAAGGTACTTACTTAGTGGATATGACAACTTCTAAACCTAAACTAGCAGAACAAATTGAAAGCGAAGCAGAAGAAAAAGGGTGCTATGCATTAGACGCGCCTGTATCTGGTGGTGATATCGGTGCCAAAAATGGCAAACTAACCATTATGGTCGGTGGAAAAGAAAAAGCATACAAAGATATACTCCCATTATTGCAAACAATGGGCGAAAACATCATTTTGCAAGGAGAAGCTGGAGCTGGACAACATACCAAATTAGCGAATCAAATAACGATTGCTTCTAATATGGTTGGCGTATGCGAAGCCATTGCTTATGCAAAAAAATCAGGACTTAACCCTGAGTTAGTGCTTGATAGTATAACAGCTGGCGCGGCTGGAAGCTGGTCACTTTCTAATCTTGCACCACGCATGATCAAAGAAGATGATGCACCAGGATTTTATGTAAAGCACTTTATTAAAGATATGAAAATCGCACTAGAATCAGCAGAAGAGCTAGGACTGTCTACACCTGGATTAGCTCTATCGTTAAAGCTTTACGAGGAGCTTGAAGCAAAAGGAGAAGCAGATAGCGGCACACAAGCCTTAATCAAATTATTTTCCTCACCGTAA
- a CDS encoding GNAT family N-acetyltransferase, producing the protein MKYTVNHFKNNIKIQAQQHLKAFYQAFGFKQVSTAYLDDGIWHIDMIWEQK; encoded by the coding sequence ATGAAATATACAGTGAATCATTTTAAAAACAATATTAAGATTCAAGCCCAACAGCATTTAAAGGCGTTTTATCAAGCATTTGGTTTTAAACAGGTATCCACTGCGTACTTAGATGATGGGATTTGGCATATTGACATGATTTGGGAACAGAAATAA
- a CDS encoding response regulator transcription factor: protein MNHHIGIVEDDPNIRNIVAAYLKKEGFTVTLLESAEAAWELWKTEPPGMWILDIMLPGMDGYEFCKKIRMESEVPIIIISAKDEEIDKILGLELGGDDYLTKPFSPRELVARVKRLFKRSNIRLAHTEENDARVTVDELTIDKEERRIFFRDEEYEVTTKEFDMLLILVENVNRAFSREELLIKIWGDNYFGSDRAVDDLVKRIRKKLPDLPLETVWGYGYRLRDEGETS from the coding sequence ATGAATCATCATATCGGAATTGTTGAAGATGATCCTAATATACGTAATATTGTTGCGGCCTATTTAAAAAAAGAAGGTTTTACAGTTACATTGTTGGAATCAGCTGAAGCTGCCTGGGAGCTTTGGAAAACAGAGCCTCCGGGTATGTGGATATTAGACATTATGCTTCCAGGAATGGACGGCTATGAGTTTTGTAAAAAAATTCGCATGGAAAGTGAAGTTCCCATCATTATTATTTCCGCGAAGGACGAAGAAATTGATAAAATCCTTGGTTTGGAACTTGGAGGGGATGATTATTTAACAAAACCTTTTAGCCCAAGGGAACTGGTCGCTAGAGTGAAACGATTATTTAAACGGTCGAATATTAGATTGGCTCATACAGAAGAAAACGATGCAAGAGTCACAGTTGACGAATTAACCATAGATAAAGAAGAACGGCGTATTTTCTTTCGGGATGAAGAATACGAGGTAACCACAAAGGAATTTGATATGCTACTTATTTTAGTAGAGAATGTGAACCGAGCTTTTTCGAGAGAAGAGCTGTTAATCAAGATTTGGGGCGATAATTACTTTGGAAGTGATCGTGCCGTAGATGACCTTGTAAAACGTATTCGGAAAAAGCTTCCTGATTTACCGTTAGAAACGGTATGGGGCTATGGATATCGTTTAAGAGATGAAGGAGAAACTTCATGA